The window ACAAGGACTCGTAGAGTTCCATGCAGATTCCTCCTGGACAATGGCCCCCATTCGCAGATGGGAGCAAGGTGTAGGCATGCCGGATCAGCCGACATGAGCTGGGGAAGGTAGCACAGCTTCAAAGAATGTGTCAATTCTCGTCGAGCTTCAAGAACGGCACACAAGCCGGCCGCTCGATCACCTCCCCCAGCCCCACACCACACGCACCGCTACAGTCCGCGGATGAAGATCAGAAATGACTCCGCCTGTAGAGACTGCCTCAGTCGCTCAGTGAGTTTTTCTAAACCGCGAGGGCGTATTGGGAGGTAAGGGCGGCCGAGAACTCGGCGCCCCTGAGAACGGACGTGCCGCACCGAATCCTCCATATCCGCCGTACCAGCCAAACCCCAGCGGCCCATACGCTCCATAGGGAAGGCCATAGTATCCGTACGGATTGCCCCAGTACCCTGCGCCATAGCCGATTCCATAACCCGGGCCATATCCAGGCCCCGACCAGTGTGCATAGGATTGGGCCCCCGCATAACCGGGATCCAGCATAAAATCGCTCATCGACAGCCGCTCGGTCTGATGAATCGATTGCGCGCAAGCCGACAGAGCTCCAACAAGACACACGAGCAGGACCAGCCGCCCCACTCCGTTCGCGCTCGGCGCCCCGGCGGCATGGCGCCTAGTCGCATGCTTCACAATGGGCATGAGCGTATAACTCTCCGACGGTGTTGTGCCCTTGCGGTGGAGGGGACGATGACCGCAGCGCACAGGGCATCGACAGAACTCCCCTCAAAAATGATACGACAGGCCCATGAACAGTTGATGAGCGCGATAGGTTCCTTCAAATCCGCCCAGCGGCCCGAGGGCTCCACCGAAGTGAAGCGTCGAGTCGGTATACTTGTATTCCGTAAACAGGGCCATCTTCGGTGTCACGAATGCACGAACGCCAACCAGCACGTTTCCGCCGAGCGATTGTTGCGTATCACGTTCTGTTTGTGCGGATCGTCCCAACTGTGCCACGAGCAGCGCCGGACCTCCGCCGATGTAGGGCTGCCAGGTGACACCCGGATACCGCAACAACACATTCGCGCCGATCGTGGTCACCGACAGATGAATGCCCGGCGCATCATCCAGGCTCTTGATGTGCGGAGTGCTGTGTGTCACGTCCAGCTCGACCCCCAATATGCCATGGCCAGGAAACACGCCCACTTTTGCGCCGAACGCCGGGCTGGTTTTTAGATTGAAATTCACGAAGTCTTGGCCGGCGAGCCCACCGGTCCCCCTGACGTTACGAAGGGGATCCACAAAGTTCCAACCCACCTGACCGGCAACGTACCATTCAGCGCGGGAATCGGCAGGGAAGACGAGAAGCGACCAACAGAGCACGAGCCCGGTAAGCAATCCGATTGACGCAGACCTTCGACACACCATGGCGCAATCTCCATGGGCGAGGCGTTGATTTATCATAACAGGCCATTGATCGTAGCGACTGGACAACTTTGCGCCGCGGGCCGGAGTGATGTCGAATGAGAAGGACCCGTTGCGCGCTCTTGGCGGACGGAAAAAATCTGAGCAAGTCTGCCCGATGTCCCTTCGTCGGTATCACCAGGGGCAATCCCATTCAACGCGTTAGGGCTCGTTCCGCGCCGAGGCATTATAGAGCCGGTACAGCGCCACCCCTCCGATCACGGCAATCCCCAATCCCAGTAAGGCGTGGGTGCCAAACCCCAGCGGCCCGACACATAACTCCACCAACCGCGGCAGAGCGACGGTGGCCACGAGGACCAACGCGAGCGCAATCAGGTGAATGCGCAGATAGATGGGTTCGCCGGGTTTACGCATGAGGATTCATTCAACAGGCAGTGTACGAACTCTCAGGCCGGTATTCCAGCCCCGGAGTGCCGGTGAGGGGGAGTATCAGTCCTGAATCACGCGCTTCGTGTCTTCTAAATGCTTGGTCAAATAGGGCATGAACGGCGTGCCGCCGGTTCCAACCGACGTCGGATTGCCGGCATGCGATTGATGCTGCCGGAAGATATACCGTTCTGCGTAATCCACGTGAATCTGGCGGAACTGGGCCAATAACTCTACACAGACCCCATAGGCTCGCCACAGTTCGGGATGCGTCGCCTTGCGGTCCCGGGCATATCCAAAAAGCAACGGTCGACCTTGCCCATCCGTGCGCGCTTCCAGCGCAGAGAGCAAGGCCCGATGGCGCGGAGGCATATACTCGCGCATTTCGACAAGATATTGCGTCAACGGGTCTTCGGCATGGAGCACGCCGAGCCCCGCATCCAACGCCGGCACAATGGTGCTTTGCGAACCGGTCTCGCCGCGGAACTGTTGCGGCAGGTCAGCATACTCCGGCACGCCTTCATAGACGAGGCCCGTGGGCAAAGCCGGACTATTTTTCCAACCGTGAATGTAGGGCCGCACGCGGCTGTAATAAATGTACGGATCACACCGTTCGGGCATGCGAAGTAACGTGTCGCGCATGGCCTCCTGAGATGCCGCAAGCGCGGCCAACCCTGCCAACACGGCATCCACTCGATCTGCCTCCACCGCTTGGTGCGCCTGCAGCAGCCCTTGCAACCCCGGCCCCGCCTTTGCCTCGATATCGATGTGAATCAGCACAAACCATTCTTCATCGAGGCCGCCGAGGAAATTTTGTAGCAGCACGATATTGCCGAGCTCAATCGGCTGATGCGGATCGAGTCGCCGCCAGTTGTGCAGTGCATAGGAGGCATAGGACAGCACCGGCGGACGGCCGAGCTGTTGGGCGACCCGAAACCAGGGACACGCGAGACTTGCCGGCAACCTGGCTGCGGGATGGTCGGGGTCCTCCCAGACATAGGCATGCCCAAGAAACGACAACACACGCATCACCGAACGAAATACATCAAGGCCCCAGTCATCCGCCACGGCTCCCATGATGTCCTGGCGATCAAGAATGGCTCCTCGCACGCGGCGGGCGCTCAGGAGCTTGGGGAGCTCCGTCCCGAACTGATTGAGCATTGGTTCTTCGGGCAACTGCTCTAGCGGGTCAGTCGCGGGCAGGAACCCGCGGTCAGGCAAGAGATCAAACGCCGACAGCGAAAGTGGGGGAATATCGGACATAGTCGTGACCGCTCCTGAACCAGACGTAGGTGGATACGTATCACTGTACCACAGGCCGATCGCCCACTGCTGTCAGGCATCTGGTAGCTGGCGCTGAAAACGGAGGCTGGTCTTTGCCATCCCGACTGGGAGAGAAAGATCAGGAGGAATGCCGCGAGGTCGATCCATGGGCATGAATACGCTGACGGCGGTGCTATGCCCCGTCGGCCTTCTCCCGCACGTTGAATTGATTCATGGCCGTTGCCACGTCGCGGTGGAGCAGCAGTTCAAGGGCATCAACGGCTCTCTCCAGACACAGATCGTACGAGGCTCGCTCTTCCCGGGACAGCGGCTCCAACACGTAGTCTGCCGTATCTTGCCTCGGCGCCGGTCGACCCACCCCGACCTTCAGACGGACGAACTGGGGTGTGCCTAACGCTTCAATCACGGACTTGATGCCGTTGTGGCCGCCGCTGCCGCCATCTCGCCTGATGCGCAAACGGCCTGGTTCCAGATCCAGGTCGTCGTGCACAACAACCAGGGCATCGGGCGTAAGATCCAGCTCGCGAAGGAGACCTTTGAGGGGGGGACCGCTGAGATTCATCCAGTCGAGCGTTTGGGCCAGCTCGACGAGTTTGGAACCGGCGCGACCCGAGCCTCGCTGGGCCGCGCCCTTCCTGGTGAGACGTATCGACCATCGCGCCGCCGCCCGCTCGATGACCCAGCACCCGATATTATGCCGTGTGTCGGCATAGTCGGACCCTGGATTGCCCAATCCAACGAGCAGGCGCAACGCCACTACTTCTTCTTCTCTGGTTCCTTCTTGGCTGGAGCTGCTCCCGCCTTGGGCGCAGCCGCCCCGGCCTTGGCGTCACCCGCCTTGCCTGCTTCGGCGCCGGCCGCGCCTTCAGCCGCAGCCTTCCCCTTCGCCGCCACTTCCGGCTCCTTGGCCCCTTCGGCGCCAGCCACGCCGGTTGCGAGCAAGGATTCCAGTTTGGCATCGGTCATCGGCGCCGCCACGCTGACGATCATGTGCTCGGGATCGTCCAAGAAGCGGAGGCCTTCCGTCTTCGGAATATCTTTGAGATGGATACCCTCGTTGATCTGTAATTGCGAGGCATCGACGGCGATGAAATCCGGCAGCACGGACGGCAAACATTCGACATGTAACTCGCGCAACGCCTGATGCAACACACCGCCTTCTTTCAGACCGATCGGCTGGCCGCCGGTCAGATGGATCGGCACCTTCACGCGGATTGGCTTATCCATGGCGACTTCAAAGAAATCCGCGTGCAGCACGCTGCTCGTGATGGGATCGACTTGAAACTCTCGCAACAGCGCTGTGCGATTCGGCTTACCCTTCGTCCCGTTGATGGTGAGGGAGATGAGTGCTGTGGTCCCGGCTTGGGAGCGTAAAATTTTTACCAGCTCATCCGGCTTGACGGAGAGCAGTAAACATTCCCCCTGCCCATACAACACCGCCGGAACCCGACCGGCACGACGAAGTTGACGCGCAGGCCCCTTGCCTCCACCTTCTCTGCTCTCAACGGTTAACTCGAATTTCATGATGCTCCTCCTCGACCTGTCGCTCGACGCGGACGGCCTACACGAATAACGAACTCACTGATTCATCCTCATGGATACGTCTGATGGCTTCACCGAACAGCGGCGCCACAGACAACAATTTCAACTTCGGACACTTCAGCTCTTTTCCGCGCAACGGAATCGAATCGGTCACGACCACTTCCGTCAGGCCGGACTGCTGAAGACGTTCCAACGCAGGTCCCGACAGCACACCATGCGAGCAGCCGGCCCACACTTCCCGGGCTCCCTTCTCGAGACAGGCTTGCGCTCCCTGCACAATCGTGCCGGCCGTATCGATCATATCGTCGAGGAGCAGGGCGCTCTTGCCTTGCACATCACCGATGATGTTCATGACCTGCGCCTGGTTCGGTCCCTCCCGGCGCTTGTCGATGATGGCGAGGTTGGCTTGGAGACGCTTGGCAAAGGCTCTCGCCCGTTCCACACCACCGGCATCGGGGGACACCACGACCAAATCCTGAATTTGGCGTTTGGTAATATAGTCCAGCAACACGGGCAACGCGTACAAATTGTCCACGGGGATATCGAAGAAGCCTTGAATCTGGCTGGCGTGCAGATCCATCGTCAACACCCGGTCCGCACCGGCCGTGGTGATGAGATCCGCCACCAGCTTGGCCGAAATCGGCACACGAGGCTGGTCTTTGCGATCCTGACGGGCATAGCCGAAATAGGGAATGACCGCGGTGATGCGATTGGCCGACGACCGCTTCAACGCATCGATCATGATCAGCATTTCCATGATCGAGTCATTGACCGGCGCACAGCAGGATTGGATCAAAAAGACATCCGCGCCGCGTACATTCTCTTCGATACGAACGCGGATCTCCCCATCGCTGAACGACGAGACTGTGGCGACGCTGATAGGCAGACTGAGGTATGTGCCTACCGCACGTGCAAGCGCAGGATTGGCATTGCCCGAAAAGAGCCTCAGTTCCCTGTTCATTCAACCCCTTCGATGTATATGTGGCGATCCGGCTACGGTAACAGATGCTGTCGAATTCGTATCACACGGTGGGCAGAGACAGGGCCCTCGGTCAATTCCGCGACCTCATACACTGTCCGAACAAGCGGACGCCTACCGAAGCACAGCACAATAACGAAAAGATCCGGAAGTTGTCAACCGATCGAGCATGGATCGCGGCCTGCCTCGGGTGATCCATCAATCAGAGCGTCCTGCTAGAAGACCATGGCCTCCGGGGCGCCGCCCATTGGAACAGCATAGGCCTTCCTCTGCGGATCGGCACCGCAGACCAACGCCGCCTGCTTGGCCGTCGCTTCGTCATGAAACACCCCGAACATCGTGGCGCCACTCCCGGAGAGGAGGGCCACCTCAGCCCCCAACTCCACGAGTTGGCGTTTGATCTGCGCCAATACCGGATGCTGCGCGAAGACGGGTGCCTCAAAGTCGTTCTCGACCAGAGGAATGATCTCTCCCCAATCCAGGGTGGAGCGGTCGCCCACCTGCAGCAAATTCTCTGACAGCGGCCGTACCGCCTGGCGAGTGGCCGCGAGCTGCTGGTAGGCCCATTTCGTTTCGACGGGAAATCCCGGGTTGACCAGCACGATCCATCGCTGTCCCGTGACCTGGACCGGGCGAACCAGCTCGCCTCTCCCGGTCACGCAGGCGGCAGGGGCTACGAAGAAAAACGGCACATCGCTCCCCAACTGCTGTCCCACTTCCGCCATCTGCTCGACCGACCATTGCAATTCCAACAACCGATTCAACCCGAGAATGGTCGCCGCCGCGTCGCTGCTCCCTCCGCCGAGCCCGGCTCCCATGGGAATGCGCTTGGTCAGAGTGATGGAAAGATCAATCGTCCGGCCGGCTCTCGCCAACACCAACTCCGCAGCCCGATAGACGAGATTGGTCTGATCCACCGCCAGGTCGGCCTGGTTACAACGCAAGGCGATGCGGGAGGCGGCTGCCGGCTGCATGGTTAGCGTCAACTCGTCGTCGAGCCCAACCGTATGCATCAGAGACCAAATGGTATGGAACCCATCAGGCCGCCGTTCAAGCACCCGGAGAATCAGATTGACTTTAGCAGGAGTCAGAACACGAAGACTGGTAGAGTTCACTCGCAGCGTACTGGGGCGGCGCTAATCCCGGCCTCCTTTGATTTCATATTTTTCGAGACGGTACCGGAACGACCGGGTATTCAACCGCAACAATCGCGCGGCTCGCTTTTTGACCCACTGACTCCGTTCGAGTGCTTTCAACAGCAGATCCTTCTCGATCGTGTTGATCAACCCCTCCAGGTCCAGGCCGTCCTCCGGCAACTCCGACGGCACAGCCTGCTGGTTGTTCACCGGTTTATGG is drawn from Nitrospira sp. and contains these coding sequences:
- a CDS encoding 50S ribosomal protein L25, encoding MKFELTVESREGGGKGPARQLRRAGRVPAVLYGQGECLLLSVKPDELVKILRSQAGTTALISLTINGTKGKPNRTALLREFQVDPITSSVLHADFFEVAMDKPIRVKVPIHLTGGQPIGLKEGGVLHQALRELHVECLPSVLPDFIAVDASQLQINEGIHLKDIPKTEGLRFLDDPEHMIVSVAAPMTDAKLESLLATGVAGAEGAKEPEVAAKGKAAAEGAAGAEAGKAGDAKAGAAAPKAGAAPAKKEPEKKK
- the ispE gene encoding 4-(cytidine 5'-diphospho)-2-C-methyl-D-erythritol kinase; the encoded protein is MNSTSLRVLTPAKVNLILRVLERRPDGFHTIWSLMHTVGLDDELTLTMQPAAASRIALRCNQADLAVDQTNLVYRAAELVLARAGRTIDLSITLTKRIPMGAGLGGGSSDAAATILGLNRLLELQWSVEQMAEVGQQLGSDVPFFFVAPAACVTGRGELVRPVQVTGQRWIVLVNPGFPVETKWAYQQLAATRQAVRPLSENLLQVGDRSTLDWGEIIPLVENDFEAPVFAQHPVLAQIKRQLVELGAEVALLSGSGATMFGVFHDEATAKQAALVCGADPQRKAYAVPMGGAPEAMVF
- a CDS encoding porin family protein, producing MVCRRSASIGLLTGLVLCWSLLVFPADSRAEWYVAGQVGWNFVDPLRNVRGTGGLAGQDFVNFNLKTSPAFGAKVGVFPGHGILGVELDVTHSTPHIKSLDDAPGIHLSVTTIGANVLLRYPGVTWQPYIGGGPALLVAQLGRSAQTERDTQQSLGGNVLVGVRAFVTPKMALFTEYKYTDSTLHFGGALGPLGGFEGTYRAHQLFMGLSYHF
- a CDS encoding aminoacyl-tRNA hydrolase gives rise to the protein MALRLLVGLGNPGSDYADTRHNIGCWVIERAAARWSIRLTRKGAAQRGSGRAGSKLVELAQTLDWMNLSGPPLKGLLRELDLTPDALVVVHDDLDLEPGRLRIRRDGGSGGHNGIKSVIEALGTPQFVRLKVGVGRPAPRQDTADYVLEPLSREERASYDLCLERAVDALELLLHRDVATAMNQFNVREKADGA
- a CDS encoding ribose-phosphate pyrophosphokinase; protein product: MNRELRLFSGNANPALARAVGTYLSLPISVATVSSFSDGEIRVRIEENVRGADVFLIQSCCAPVNDSIMEMLIMIDALKRSSANRITAVIPYFGYARQDRKDQPRVPISAKLVADLITTAGADRVLTMDLHASQIQGFFDIPVDNLYALPVLLDYITKRQIQDLVVVSPDAGGVERARAFAKRLQANLAIIDKRREGPNQAQVMNIIGDVQGKSALLLDDMIDTAGTIVQGAQACLEKGAREVWAGCSHGVLSGPALERLQQSGLTEVVVTDSIPLRGKELKCPKLKLLSVAPLFGEAIRRIHEDESVSSLFV